A window of bacterium BMS3Abin14 contains these coding sequences:
- the nucH_1 gene encoding thermonuclease precursor, producing the protein MKFNWAEIPLVFLTLPAYAAAFSGLIIGVVDGDTIDVMHNGKAERIRLYGIDCPEKNQPYGKKSKWFTSTLAFRKIVTVITKATIAMVERSER; encoded by the coding sequence TTGAAATTTAACTGGGCGGAGATCCCCCTCGTCTTCCTGACATTGCCTGCCTATGCCGCGGCTTTCAGCGGTCTGATAATCGGTGTCGTGGATGGAGATACGATCGATGTCATGCATAACGGCAAAGCGGAACGAATCCGCCTCTACGGCATTGACTGTCCGGAGAAAAACCAACCGTACGGTAAAAAGTCCAAATGGTTCACCTCCACCCTGGCCTTCAGGAAGATCGTCACCGTAATCACAAAGGCCACGATCGCTATGGTAGAACGATCGGAGAGGTGA